The DNA segment TCGACGTGCGCGAGGTCTGGAAACGCTTCGGCAATGTGGAGGTGCTGAAGGGCATCGACCTGTCGATCAACAAGTCCGACGTGACCTGCATTATCGGACCGTCGGGTTCGGGCAAGAGCACCTTGCTGCGCTGCATCGCCTTCCTTGAGGAATACAGCGAGGGCGAGATCTATATCGAGGGCGAACTGCTCGGCTTCTCGCTGGAGGGCGGCAAGCGGCGGCGCGTTTCCGATGCCGAGGTGCAGCGCGTGCGCCGCAATGTCGGATTCGTGTTTCAGCAGTTCAATCTGTGGCCGCATATGACGGCGCAGGAGAACGTGGCGGCGCCGTTGAGGCTGGGCCGCGGCATCGGGCCGGCCGAGGCGGCGCAGCGTGCCGGCGCCATGCTGGAGAAAGTCGGCCTCTCCGCGCGGGCCAACGCCTATCCGAGCCAGCTTTCCGGTGGCCAGCAGCAGCGTGTCGGTATCGCCCGCGCGCTCGCCATGGAGCCGCATATCATGCTGTTCGACGAGCCGACCTCGGCGCTGGACCCCGAGCTTGTCGGCGAAGTGCTTCAGGTGATGCGCGACCTGGCAGCCGAAGGCATGACCATGGCGGTGGTGACACACGAGATGGGCTTCGCCGCGCAGGTGGCGGACACGGTGGTCTTCATCGACGAGGGAAAGATCGCAGTGAGCGGCTCGCCGGACCATGTGTTCCGCCGCGATCCCAATCCCCGGCTCCGGCAGTTCCTGCAAAACTATTTCGAGCGTAACGTATTCTGGCAATCGGAAGAGACGCCCTCGTCATGAGCGCCGGGCACGCACCGTAAGTGGTCATGTTGCGGCTCTCGACCTCTTATGTCTATACTTAATAGTCAAAGAAACACGGACGGCCGCTGCGTCACCCGTGACAATCCGTTGGGGAACAGGAGAGACCTATGCAGCTTCTCGATCGGCGCTCCGCCGTGATCCGCACCGTTCGGCTCGCCGCCCTGGGCGTGGCCGCTTCCATGACCTTCGCCGGGCTTGCCCACGCTGAGGATCTACTTGCCAAGGTTAAGGCCAAGGGCGAACTGACCGTCGGCACTGAGCTGCAGTTTGCGCCATTCGACTTCATCGAGGACGGCAAGCAGGCCGGCATGAACAAGGAGATCTTTGCCGAGATCGGTAAGGAACTCGGCGTGAAGATCACCTTCCTCGACCTGCCGTGGCCGAGCGTGCTTCCCGGCCT comes from the Ancylobacter pratisalsi genome and includes:
- a CDS encoding amino acid ABC transporter ATP-binding protein, yielding MSNRPIIDVREVWKRFGNVEVLKGIDLSINKSDVTCIIGPSGSGKSTLLRCIAFLEEYSEGEIYIEGELLGFSLEGGKRRRVSDAEVQRVRRNVGFVFQQFNLWPHMTAQENVAAPLRLGRGIGPAEAAQRAGAMLEKVGLSARANAYPSQLSGGQQQRVGIARALAMEPHIMLFDEPTSALDPELVGEVLQVMRDLAAEGMTMAVVTHEMGFAAQVADTVVFIDEGKIAVSGSPDHVFRRDPNPRLRQFLQNYFERNVFWQSEETPSS